In Bacillus sp. DX3.1, the following proteins share a genomic window:
- a CDS encoding MFS transporter — protein sequence MNVKKRLESWKYPALLLFGIGVANLGAWIYLIALNVMVYNMGGSPLAVAALYVIKPLATLFTNIWAGSMIDRLNKRNLMVNLDMCRAILIAVLPFLPSIWLIYTLVFFISMASSMYEPTSMTYMTKLIPSEQRQRFNSLRSLIGSGTFLIGPAIAGILLIIGTPNFAINMNAIALFLSGIVTMVMPNLEKQGFADTTNNHLSLELLKKDWSIVINFNRRYVYVTLIYFLFSGMMVLATAMDSLELSFSKEVLSLSDSKYGFLVSIAGAGIVVGALVNTIFTKKLATSFLIGIGSVSISIGYLIYAFSNTFHMAAIGFFILSFSLAFANTGFYTFYQNNIPVDVMGRVGSVYKLFEAILTIIATIIFGVAAQMISIQIVVIVGALAMMLITIVLCAFNLLPSKAKFYSTVIVDSQEI from the coding sequence ATGAACGTAAAAAAAAGATTAGAATCTTGGAAATATCCAGCTCTTCTATTGTTCGGAATTGGTGTTGCAAATCTTGGTGCTTGGATTTACTTAATTGCTCTTAATGTAATGGTATATAACATGGGTGGATCACCTTTAGCAGTAGCCGCTCTGTATGTAATTAAACCGCTGGCTACTTTGTTTACAAATATTTGGGCAGGGAGTATGATAGACCGTTTGAATAAACGGAATCTAATGGTTAATCTCGATATGTGCCGGGCAATATTAATTGCTGTTTTACCATTTCTACCTTCTATTTGGTTAATCTACACGCTTGTTTTTTTCATTAGTATGGCTAGCTCTATGTATGAACCGACATCTATGACGTATATGACAAAATTAATTCCATCTGAACAAAGACAACGCTTTAACTCACTTCGTAGTTTAATTGGCTCAGGTACTTTCTTGATTGGTCCAGCTATAGCAGGAATACTATTAATAATAGGAACACCAAATTTTGCGATAAATATGAACGCTATTGCCTTGTTTTTATCAGGAATCGTAACAATGGTAATGCCTAACCTTGAAAAACAAGGCTTTGCGGATACAACGAATAATCATTTGTCTCTTGAACTATTGAAAAAAGATTGGAGTATTGTTATTAACTTTAATCGTCGGTATGTATATGTCACGTTAATTTACTTTCTATTTAGTGGAATGATGGTATTAGCAACAGCTATGGACTCCCTTGAATTATCTTTTTCTAAAGAAGTACTTTCTTTATCAGATAGTAAATATGGATTTCTCGTTAGCATAGCTGGAGCTGGTATTGTTGTTGGAGCTCTTGTTAATACGATATTCACGAAAAAATTAGCGACTTCTTTTTTAATTGGAATCGGATCTGTATCTATATCAATCGGGTATTTGATATATGCCTTTTCCAATACCTTTCACATGGCAGCCATCGGTTTCTTTATCCTATCTTTTTCTCTTGCCTTTGCAAATACGGGGTTTTATACCTTTTACCAAAACAATATTCCTGTTGATGTGATGGGAAGAGTAGGGAGCGTATATAAATTATTCGAGGCTATTTTAACCATTATAGCAACGATTATTTTTGGAGTGGCAGCACAAATGATCTCGATTCAAATTGTTGTCATTGTAGGGGCATTGGCAATGATGCTAATAACCATTGTGTTATGTGCATTCAATTTACTACCATCGAAGGCGAAGTTTTATTCAACCGTAATAGTAGATTCACAAGAAATATAA
- a CDS encoding glycerophosphodiester phosphodiesterase, whose translation MKKLFIVTTICIFIGISITIFQQTIEMKYTKASNQAENIITIAHRGASAYAPEHTIPAYELGQQLKGDYIEIDLQMTKDGQLIAMHDETLNRTTNGYGPIKDHTLEEIKNLDAGIYFNKKYPSLAKDEFKNAKVPTLEELIQTFGQDARYYIETKSPEEYPGMEEKLLEILNHYQLTDPTVVKGKVIIQSFSKESLKKIHSLNSNIPLIQLLAYQNKATVTHSELEEYKSYCIGLGMNYKYIDAAYVQKVREQGLAIHPFTVDKKEDMKRLIDWGVTGMFTNYPDRLQDVISNLSPAVANER comes from the coding sequence ATGAAAAAACTTTTTATCGTCACAACCATATGTATTTTTATAGGAATAAGCATTACGATATTTCAGCAAACAATAGAAATGAAGTATACAAAAGCTAGTAATCAGGCGGAAAACATTATAACAATCGCTCATAGAGGGGCATCTGCTTATGCTCCAGAACATACGATTCCTGCTTACGAACTTGGTCAACAGCTAAAAGGGGATTATATCGAAATTGACCTTCAAATGACAAAAGATGGACAGTTGATTGCTATGCATGATGAAACGTTAAATCGAACGACAAATGGATATGGTCCCATCAAAGATCATACACTAGAGGAAATTAAAAATCTTGACGCTGGAATTTATTTTAATAAAAAGTATCCAAGCTTAGCAAAGGATGAATTTAAGAATGCTAAAGTACCGACACTTGAAGAATTGATTCAAACATTTGGGCAAGATGCTCGTTATTATATTGAAACGAAATCACCGGAAGAGTATCCTGGAATGGAAGAAAAGCTGTTAGAAATACTCAATCACTATCAGCTAACAGATCCTACGGTTGTAAAAGGAAAAGTTATCATCCAGTCATTTAGTAAGGAAAGCTTAAAAAAGATTCATAGTCTTAATTCAAACATTCCACTTATACAGCTGCTAGCTTATCAAAACAAAGCAACAGTAACACATTCAGAATTAGAAGAATATAAATCCTACTGCATTGGTCTTGGTATGAACTATAAATATATTGACGCAGCATATGTTCAAAAAGTACGTGAACAGGGACTAGCAATTCATCCATTTACAGTTGATAAAAAAGAAGATATGAAAAGGTTGATTGATTGGGGTGTAACAGGTATGTTCACAAATTACCCGGATCGATTGCAAGATGTAATTTCAAACCTTTCACCTGCTGTCGCCAATGAAAGGTAA
- a CDS encoding DMT family transporter, protein MHNKWDLRIIAAQFLTILLWGSAFPGIRVGLEAYTPEHLTLLRMLLASLALLIFAFISGMRAPELSDIPAILLLGGLGFTVYHIALNYGEKSVNAGSASLIVSITPIFTAILAFIFFQERLKLWGWIGGSVSFIGGVFISLGTEDVLQFNYGVLFILLAAFSESIFFVFQKSYLKKYGFLTFTAYTLWAGTLFMLVFLPGLGQEMIVAPLEVTLSVVYLGLFPTVLPYIALAYITSHVGASEATSSLYLTPAFAFVIAWIWLGEVPTLLSITGGVITIIGVILTNIKIGKKQKRIMKPNM, encoded by the coding sequence ATACATAATAAATGGGATCTTCGTATTATAGCAGCACAATTCCTTACTATTCTTCTTTGGGGTTCAGCCTTTCCCGGAATTCGTGTTGGTCTAGAAGCATATACTCCTGAACATCTTACTCTATTACGGATGCTGTTAGCCTCATTGGCTCTACTCATTTTTGCGTTCATAAGTGGTATGCGTGCACCAGAACTAAGTGATATACCAGCCATCTTGTTGCTAGGAGGTTTAGGTTTTACTGTTTATCATATTGCCTTAAATTATGGAGAGAAAAGTGTTAATGCAGGATCTGCAAGTCTTATTGTATCAATCACTCCTATCTTTACTGCAATTCTTGCTTTTATATTTTTTCAGGAACGATTGAAACTATGGGGATGGATAGGAGGTAGTGTTAGTTTTATAGGGGGCGTATTCATATCACTAGGTACTGAAGACGTACTACAATTCAATTATGGCGTGCTATTCATACTCCTTGCAGCATTTTCAGAAAGTATATTCTTTGTTTTTCAAAAGTCATATTTAAAAAAATATGGATTTCTTACTTTTACAGCATATACATTATGGGCAGGTACTCTATTTATGTTAGTCTTTCTTCCTGGACTTGGTCAGGAGATGATAGTAGCTCCACTTGAAGTAACGCTAAGTGTTGTATATTTAGGTCTATTTCCAACTGTACTTCCGTATATAGCTTTAGCATACATAACATCTCATGTAGGAGCATCTGAAGCAACAAGTTCACTTTATTTAACACCCGCATTTGCATTCGTCATTGCCTGGATCTGGCTTGGTGAGGTACCAACTTTGCTATCTATAACAGGCGGAGTGATAACAATAATTGGTGTTATACTTACGAATATAAAAATAGGTAAAAAACAAAAGAGAATTATGAAACCAAATATGTAA
- a CDS encoding GrpB family protein has protein sequence MRITAEKTRVIEIIPYNPEWKNEFKKIKKMINGYIGDLILKIEHVGSTSVEGLAAKPIIDIDVVIDSYDIFPHIIERLAKEGYQHQGNLGVEGREAFQRIYVDGFMKYHLYVCPKDGKSYLEYIALRDYLSANETARKEYEELKYRLAERYRFDIDNYCNAKTDFVRDILNQTIYRG, from the coding sequence ATGAGAATTACGGCTGAAAAAACAAGAGTTATAGAAATAATTCCGTATAACCCTGAATGGAAAAATGAATTTAAAAAAATTAAAAAGATGATAAATGGTTATATAGGTGATTTAATTTTAAAAATAGAGCATGTTGGAAGTACTTCTGTTGAAGGCCTAGCAGCAAAACCGATTATTGATATTGATGTAGTTATAGATAGTTATGATATTTTCCCTCATATAATAGAACGGTTAGCGAAAGAAGGCTATCAACATCAAGGGAATTTGGGTGTTGAAGGACGTGAAGCATTTCAAAGAATTTATGTAGATGGTTTTATGAAGTATCATCTTTATGTTTGTCCGAAAGATGGTAAAAGCTATTTAGAGTATATCGCTTTACGTGATTATCTATCTGCTAATGAAACTGCGCGTAAAGAATATGAGGAATTGAAATATCGATTAGCTGAAAGGTATCGCTTTGATATAGATAACTATTGTAATGCCAAAACGGATTTTGTAAGAGATATTTTAAATCAAACAATTTATCGTGGTTAG
- a CDS encoding serine hydrolase, with the protein MLKTRKEISKIVKEISSKIEFSGVVLMKDSNEVVFESAFGYANRTEELLNNIHTRFGIASGCKLFTAIGICQLVEKGILSFNTRLQDCLDIEFPDFDDSITIHHLLTHSSGIPDYFDESIMDDFEDLWKITPMYLLKSLQDFLPLFQNSKMMFAPGERFHYNNAGFIVLGLIIEQHTGLSFTDYIESHVFKPIGMINSGYFFLDNLPQNTAYGYIDNKEDQTWRTNVYSIPIKGGADGGAFVTAQDMMKVWDGLFSHKLLSEEYTNILLHPHIYVKDDGYYGYGIWISTRNKDIFKYHVMGYDPGVSFCSSVYPTLGIKLVIPSNKEFGPKDITKAIEDNLLV; encoded by the coding sequence ATGTTAAAAACGAGAAAAGAAATTAGCAAGATTGTGAAAGAAATCAGCAGCAAGATAGAATTTTCAGGTGTAGTATTGATGAAAGACAGCAATGAAGTTGTTTTCGAATCAGCATTTGGGTACGCAAATAGAACTGAAGAACTATTAAACAATATTCATACACGATTTGGAATCGCATCCGGTTGTAAATTATTTACAGCGATTGGAATCTGTCAGCTTGTTGAAAAAGGCATATTATCTTTTAATACTCGGCTACAAGACTGTTTGGATATCGAATTCCCAGATTTTGATGACAGCATAACGATTCATCATCTTTTAACACATAGCTCTGGAATCCCGGACTATTTCGATGAAAGTATCATGGATGATTTTGAAGACCTTTGGAAAATAACCCCGATGTATCTTTTAAAGAGTTTACAAGACTTTTTACCTTTATTTCAAAACAGTAAAATGATGTTTGCACCAGGGGAAAGATTTCATTATAACAATGCAGGTTTCATTGTATTAGGATTAATCATAGAACAGCATACAGGTCTTAGTTTTACAGATTATATAGAGTCACATGTATTTAAACCAATAGGCATGATAAATTCGGGATACTTTTTTTTAGATAATCTTCCTCAAAATACAGCGTATGGATATATAGACAATAAAGAAGATCAAACATGGAGAACAAATGTATATTCCATACCTATTAAAGGTGGGGCTGATGGAGGGGCATTTGTCACAGCACAAGATATGATGAAGGTTTGGGACGGACTATTTAGCCATAAACTATTAAGTGAAGAATATACGAATATACTTTTACATCCACACATCTATGTAAAAGATGATGGTTATTACGGTTATGGAATATGGATAAGCACAAGAAATAAAGATATCTTCAAATACCACGTTATGGGATATGACCCTGGTGTGAGTTTTTGCTCATCCGTATATCCTACATTGGGAATTAAATTGGTTATCCCTTCAAATAAGGAATTTGGTCCAAAAGACATCACGAAAGCGATAGAAGATAATCTGTTGGTATAA
- a CDS encoding winged helix-turn-helix transcriptional regulator, producing the protein MIDHTDLKIMNELRKKGRITMKELGEKVHLTGQATANRVTKLEELGVIKNYTINIDWFKAGKSIQTFLTIYTKSLAHKPFLSFIQQQQYIENIYKISGDGCYLIEGFFSSHLELDAFLEELNTYSNYKISIVINKLKTSN; encoded by the coding sequence ATGATTGATCATACAGATTTAAAAATAATGAATGAATTAAGAAAAAAAGGTCGAATAACGATGAAAGAGTTAGGTGAAAAAGTACATTTGACAGGACAAGCAACAGCAAATCGAGTAACAAAATTAGAAGAACTTGGGGTAATTAAAAATTATACAATAAACATAGATTGGTTCAAAGCTGGAAAGTCAATTCAAACCTTTTTAACGATTTATACGAAAAGCCTAGCGCACAAACCGTTTTTATCTTTTATACAACAGCAACAATATATTGAAAATATTTATAAAATTAGCGGGGATGGATGTTATTTGATAGAAGGCTTTTTTTCTTCTCATCTTGAACTGGATGCTTTTTTAGAAGAGCTGAATACATACTCAAATTATAAAATTTCAATTGTAATAAATAAATTAAAAACTTCTAATTGA
- a CDS encoding DUF3189 family protein, translating into MIYIYTDFGGTHTTSLAAAYHLNKLPTDRKLTTNEILNVDYFNKLKTSDMGKIIFHGRDEGGNPVYTVGHGASKVVVPAMKNLGEILQHQYQRNEKIIFSNTSPTVPLPMTLGGLFSRRLHIDFIGVPLLVFGAKLCCDNIKRLVDYTKEAANMTNDYVVILDNETFK; encoded by the coding sequence ATGATTTATATATACACGGATTTCGGCGGAACTCATACAACTTCACTAGCGGCAGCTTATCATTTAAATAAACTACCGACTGATCGAAAACTGACAACAAATGAGATATTAAATGTAGACTATTTCAATAAACTCAAAACGTCTGATATGGGGAAAATTATTTTTCATGGACGAGACGAGGGAGGGAATCCAGTATACACAGTAGGGCACGGGGCATCAAAAGTAGTCGTACCAGCTATGAAAAACTTAGGAGAAATCCTTCAACATCAGTATCAAAGAAATGAAAAAATCATTTTTTCAAATACGTCACCAACAGTTCCGCTCCCTATGACACTTGGTGGTTTATTTTCAAGAAGGTTACATATTGATTTTATTGGTGTACCGTTATTAGTATTCGGAGCAAAGCTTTGCTGTGATAATATAAAACGACTGGTTGATTATACAAAAGAGGCTGCTAATATGACAAATGATTATGTTGTTATATTAGACAATGAAACCTTTAAATAA
- a CDS encoding DUF3238 domain-containing protein produces the protein MVNVVKIRASVFIPMSWTEPRKDLQSGKIVQFEGDSREFTPYAVNTMRSRVEQETVVDFYKKEIFSYANTGITTERVTNPEGSVNQRTGKASAKGILCTNIVWGSDDVKFEMHASASNPLDLYAPSVDYLLIVHANKDGIINIKGAHDGFPCFEFYKQIDFGPFEQIYTHDFRETGDTPEALAGEMEYNFKKIL, from the coding sequence ATGGTTAACGTTGTTAAAATTAGAGCGAGCGTATTTATTCCAATGTCTTGGACTGAACCTAGGAAGGATCTTCAAAGCGGAAAAATAGTCCAATTCGAAGGTGACTCACGTGAATTCACGCCATATGCAGTAAATACGATGCGTTCCCGAGTTGAACAAGAAACAGTTGTAGATTTTTATAAAAAAGAAATTTTCTCATATGCGAATACTGGTATAACAACAGAAAGAGTTACAAATCCAGAGGGGTCTGTTAATCAAAGAACAGGAAAGGCTAGTGCAAAAGGTATTTTGTGCACTAATATTGTATGGGGTTCTGATGATGTTAAATTTGAAATGCATGCAAGTGCTAGTAACCCTTTAGATTTATATGCACCTTCCGTTGACTACCTATTAATTGTACATGCTAATAAAGATGGTATTATAAATATTAAAGGAGCACATGATGGATTCCCTTGTTTTGAATTTTATAAGCAGATAGATTTTGGTCCATTTGAACAAATTTATACACATGATTTCAGAGAAACTGGTGATACACCTGAGGCACTAGCTGGAGAAATGGAATATAATTTTAAAAAGATACTGTAA
- a CDS encoding GNAT family N-acetyltransferase encodes MSVQLKIITRENWEEALKLKVTEKQNKFVPTVAISLAKVYIKPDGDNIEYIPFAIYDKDKMVGFIMHAFEKGTSNMYWINGFIIDESYQGKGYGKAALAEMIHWITNRFSQCKEIRLTVHKENKTARTLYENFGFTDLGQVYDDEQVLYYSISK; translated from the coding sequence ATGAGCGTACAATTAAAAATTATTACTAGAGAAAATTGGGAAGAGGCATTGAAATTAAAAGTAACAGAAAAACAAAATAAATTTGTACCAACAGTAGCTATCTCACTTGCGAAAGTATACATAAAGCCAGATGGTGACAATATTGAGTATATCCCGTTTGCTATTTATGACAAAGACAAAATGGTTGGGTTCATTATGCATGCTTTTGAAAAAGGTACTTCGAATATGTACTGGATTAACGGATTTATAATCGATGAAAGCTATCAAGGAAAAGGGTATGGAAAAGCAGCTTTAGCGGAAATGATTCATTGGATTACAAATCGGTTTTCTCAGTGCAAAGAAATTCGCTTAACAGTTCATAAAGAAAACAAAACGGCTAGAACGTTATATGAAAACTTTGGTTTTACGGATCTTGGTCAAGTTTATGATGATGAACAGGTATTATATTATTCCATTAGTAAATGA
- a CDS encoding PLP-dependent aminotransferase family protein: MSTYNQKSNKQIPKYQQIVNYMKEKITNGEWPIGSKIPSQRKLATVFNVNRSTVITALEELTADGLVQGKMGMGTIVVNNTWTLLATDPPPNWNEYIKAGLHKPSKVMVQEINEAESNKKLIQLSKGELASDIFPLDTMQLVMRNVSEKMNAFGYEEPKGFLPLRQAISQYVKSFGIHASPSSILIVSGALQALQLISVGLLHRGLTVLLEQPSYLYSLHVFQSAGINFSGIPLDNQGILPNVLSRRNKHIQGKTTLYSIPCFHNPTGILMSEHRRKEIINVCEKEQLPVIEDDIYRELWIDETPPSPLKALDKHGHVLYLGSLSKTLSPGLRIGWIIGPEPVIERLSDIKMQTDYGSSSLSQRVAAEWLSSGLYQQHVKSVREQLKIRRKVVIKALEAHYKDIASWDVPSGGFFIWLKIRPKMPMRKLYLKALSKGILLNPGSIYEEESDRYIRLSYGYASIEDLSQGIYQLSQIIREIMAS; encoded by the coding sequence ATGAGCACATACAATCAGAAGTCAAATAAACAAATCCCTAAATATCAACAAATTGTGAATTATATGAAAGAAAAAATTACAAACGGAGAATGGCCAATAGGAAGCAAAATTCCGAGTCAACGAAAATTAGCAACAGTGTTTAATGTGAACCGAAGCACAGTCATCACTGCATTGGAGGAATTAACGGCAGACGGTTTAGTTCAAGGGAAAATGGGTATGGGCACAATCGTAGTCAATAATACATGGACGTTATTAGCTACAGATCCACCCCCTAATTGGAATGAGTATATCAAAGCAGGTCTGCATAAACCAAGTAAAGTAATGGTTCAGGAAATCAATGAAGCCGAATCAAATAAGAAATTAATTCAACTCAGTAAAGGAGAACTTGCATCAGATATATTTCCTTTAGACACAATGCAGTTAGTCATGCGGAATGTATCTGAAAAGATGAATGCTTTCGGGTACGAGGAACCAAAGGGTTTTTTACCTTTACGTCAAGCTATAAGTCAATATGTAAAATCATTTGGTATTCATGCCTCACCCTCTTCCATTTTAATCGTGTCCGGAGCATTGCAAGCATTGCAATTAATTTCAGTAGGTCTTTTGCATAGAGGATTAACGGTTTTACTTGAACAACCTTCTTACCTTTATTCTCTACACGTGTTTCAATCAGCGGGAATAAATTTTTCAGGTATACCGTTAGATAATCAAGGAATTTTGCCAAATGTCTTATCAAGAAGAAATAAACATATTCAGGGGAAAACAACATTATACTCCATTCCTTGTTTTCATAACCCAACAGGAATATTAATGTCAGAACATCGCCGGAAAGAGATTATAAATGTATGTGAAAAAGAACAACTTCCAGTTATTGAAGATGATATTTATCGAGAGTTATGGATCGATGAAACCCCACCCTCTCCTTTAAAAGCATTGGATAAACATGGACATGTATTATATCTTGGTAGTTTGTCCAAGACATTAAGTCCGGGTTTAAGAATTGGATGGATAATTGGTCCAGAACCTGTAATAGAACGATTATCAGATATTAAAATGCAAACAGATTACGGTTCTAGTTCATTATCACAAAGGGTTGCTGCAGAATGGTTATCTAGCGGTTTATATCAACAACATGTTAAATCAGTTAGAGAACAGTTAAAAATACGTAGAAAAGTAGTAATCAAAGCATTAGAAGCACACTATAAAGATATTGCATCGTGGGATGTACCTAGCGGGGGATTTTTCATATGGTTAAAAATCCGACCAAAAATGCCGATGAGAAAACTGTACTTAAAGGCACTGTCTAAAGGGATACTCCTTAACCCAGGGAGTATTTATGAAGAAGAGTCGGATCGTTACATTCGTTTATCTTATGGTTACGCCTCGATAGAAGATCTTAGTCAAGGAATCTATCAATTAAGTCAAATCATTCGAGAGATAATGGCATCATAA
- a CDS encoding DUF2306 domain-containing protein, translating into MYNLFPNMRDYHASYVVVFITAIILSVLHWEEIAYLFYVALFSYSFAIYGYLARKRLWKNWIHHHIRSMLGSYIGVVTALLVNIGGIIPILHLFPRLWFWFLPTIVGIPFIYIMGKR; encoded by the coding sequence ATGTATAATCTCTTTCCGAATATGAGGGATTATCATGCATCTTACGTTGTAGTGTTTATTACCGCAATTATCTTGTCCGTTTTACACTGGGAAGAAATTGCTTATTTGTTTTATGTAGCCCTTTTTTCATACTCGTTTGCAATTTATGGTTACCTTGCACGTAAGAGACTTTGGAAAAACTGGATTCACCATCATATTAGAAGTATGTTAGGTTCTTATATCGGCGTTGTAACAGCCCTTTTGGTTAATATTGGAGGTATTATTCCTATACTACACTTATTCCCGAGACTATGGTTTTGGTTTCTACCTACTATTGTTGGTATCCCTTTCATTTATATTATGGGGAAAAGATAA
- a CDS encoding MFS transporter, which yields MKKHTIASHNISILFWVHFFGTISFLQAVMTLFYVERGLTTSNIFIVLMCWSGAVLIGEVPAGVFADRYGVKISFLTGAFIKIASISILFFADNIWLFCLYSLLNGLSVTFFSGADEALIYESLKETGEHHLMDKAMGKIQSAGFISMLIAVIIGSYLAKDLKEEQFTLLISLGLLFHLAELVLLLFIKNPAAVFEYSEASYSQVIEGIQVIRKAPQLLVMFLNVSLVFIPASAVFNNYDQLLLKNAGVPVFAIGILYALAAIGGYFASISIGWLTKKFSRILLMNISGALAVGGLLLSACFGDTLWIVLGAFIILRFVGAIRYPIYSQLSNDIIPSHVRATTISLLSVVDSVLDLIIFGTLSLVAGYGLSFMLIGCAVVAVVGACLPIKGVREVQK from the coding sequence TTGAAAAAACATACGATCGCATCTCATAATATTTCTATTTTATTTTGGGTGCATTTTTTTGGAACAATTAGTTTTTTACAGGCAGTTATGACATTATTTTATGTGGAAAGAGGATTAACTACCTCAAATATTTTCATTGTATTAATGTGCTGGAGCGGGGCCGTTCTGATTGGAGAAGTACCGGCAGGCGTTTTTGCCGATCGGTATGGGGTGAAAATCTCATTTTTAACAGGTGCTTTCATAAAGATCGCAAGCATTTCTATTTTATTCTTTGCAGACAATATATGGCTATTTTGTTTATACAGCTTATTAAATGGTTTATCAGTTACATTTTTCTCTGGTGCTGACGAAGCTTTAATTTATGAATCATTAAAAGAAACTGGCGAACATCATCTTATGGATAAAGCGATGGGAAAAATCCAATCAGCAGGCTTTATTTCTATGTTAATTGCTGTTATTATCGGCTCTTATTTAGCTAAAGACTTAAAAGAAGAACAATTTACATTATTAATTTCATTAGGACTTCTTTTTCACTTAGCGGAATTAGTTTTGCTCCTGTTCATAAAGAATCCGGCTGCAGTCTTTGAATATAGCGAAGCGTCCTATTCACAAGTGATAGAAGGGATACAAGTAATCCGAAAAGCACCGCAATTACTTGTTATGTTTTTAAATGTATCACTTGTATTTATTCCAGCGAGTGCAGTTTTTAATAATTATGATCAACTACTCTTAAAAAATGCGGGGGTACCTGTATTTGCAATTGGTATCTTATATGCGTTGGCGGCAATAGGTGGTTATTTTGCATCAATTTCTATAGGATGGTTAACGAAAAAATTCTCTCGCATATTACTGATGAACATTTCTGGAGCCTTGGCTGTCGGTGGTTTATTATTATCAGCGTGTTTTGGAGACACATTATGGATTGTTTTAGGCGCGTTTATTATATTGCGGTTCGTAGGCGCTATAAGATATCCAATTTATTCACAACTCAGTAATGATATTATTCCGTCGCATGTACGTGCAACAACGATTTCATTATTATCTGTTGTAGATTCCGTCTTAGATTTAATTATTTTTGGTACGTTATCCTTGGTCGCTGGCTATGGGCTATCTTTCATGTTGATCGGCTGTGCTGTGGTTGCAGTAGTAGGTGCATGTTTACCAATTAAGGGAGTAAGGGAAGTACAGAAGTGA